Part of the Candidatus Rokuibacteriota bacterium genome is shown below.
CAGCGCCGCCACGGTGCGTGGTCCCAGGACCCCGTCGATCGGCCCGGGGTCGCGGCCCTTGTTCTTCAGGGCCTCCTGAGCTTGGCGAATGGTCTGCGGAGTCAGAGGCGAGGACGACTTCAGCTCCGCGGCCGAGACGTTCGTCGTCAGGATGGCCGGCAGGAGCAGCAAAGCGAGGAGCACCAACCCGAGGCCGGATACGGGCACCAACCGCATGACGATCACCTCCATGGAAGAGTTCTGCGCTGGCGAGGAGACAGTACACCGGCTGTGCCATGAATCGAAAGGTTCTTCGATCAGCCGATGAAGATGCGGAGAGTCATGACTCGCTTCCATCCGGAGCCGGCAACGCGTCCCCGATCATCCGGCCGAAGACGACCATCTCGGGGCTCGTCTTGCGATAGGTGTCGAGCGCGGCCAGCACGTCGGCGAACTCACCGGCGGGCGGCATCGGGGGCGTCGCGGGCGGCATCGGTAGGGCGGCGAACACGGCCGGGATCTCGGCGTCGACCGCGTCCAGGAGCCGCTGGCACGCAGCCCGGGTGGCCGCGTCTTGCAGGTGCGGCCGCAGCACCGTCGCCACGTGCGCGAGGAAGGCCGGCCACGACGCCAGCATCCGGTAGAGTCCCGGGACGAACGGCTGCTGTCCCACCACCGTGCCGAGAGAGGCCAGCACTGCCTGCTGCGCAGGCGGGAGCGCAGCCGGGTCGACCAGGACGGGCAGCGGTCCCAGTGGCGGTGGAGGTGTCCAGCCCCGTGTGTCAGTGGCGGCGCCGGGGGGTCGGTCTCCGCGCAGGAGTCGCCGGAGCAGACCCGACAGCACGAGATTGACCGGGCTCACGCGGACGAAGCTGGCGCATGCCGCGCGGATGGCCGCCTCCCCATTCGCGTCCACGCCCCACACGCGGAGCGCGTGCCGCGAGATCGGCGCCAGCCGCGGGACGGTCAGGCCCTCCGCGGCGCGCCAGGCGGCGACCTGGGCCCCTCCGTTCGCGAAGGCCGGCCTCAGCGCGGCCCACGTCCACTCGAGCCAGCCTGGGCGCGTCGCCAGGTGGCGCTGGAGCGAGGAGACGTAGGGGACGGCCCAGAGCCGCCGGATCTCGTCGTAGATCGCGGCGATCTCGCCGGTGGCGTCGCGCTCCCGCAGCTCGGCCAGCATGTGTGCTCTCCTCGGTCCGCGCCGCCTCAGGCCAGACCCTTGCTGGCGGCCTGCACGCTCTCCTCGCGCTTCAACTCGTTGAAGACGGGGAAAGCCGTGTCCACAGGGACCATGGCCCCTGATATAGCGCGCACAGCGAGCCCGTCAAGCCCGAAGTGTGGGCCCGAAGTGTGGGCGAAAGGAACACCCGGACGCTCCAGTTCTTCGAGGGCCTGTACGTGGACCTGCACCACCTGGCCGGCAACGTGGCGACCGCGACCGGCAAGGGCCGCATCGCGGATGCCTGCCGCGACATGCAACGGATGATCGACGGCGACGAGGGCCGGAGCCCGATCATCGCCGAGGGACACGTCGGCGCGTTCATGGCACCGGCCCGCGGGATCTCGATCTATTTCCCGCTCGTTCTGGATCACTCCGCCTTCTACCGAGAGCTGGACTTCGCGTCGGCGACTCACTGGGCGGACCTCCTTGACGCGTGTGTCGGGAACGGACGGACGCCTGAGGCTCGATGAGGGGCCGCGTCGTCTGGGTCGTGGACGGCGAGACCATCCCCGTCCAGATCGGGACGCGCCGCGCGAGGGTGCGCGACATCGGCGGCAACGCGCCGGAGATCCCGCATGCGGTGCGCGGCTGGCGCCGGGGCGTGCGACCTCGGCCGGGTCGGCGCGATCCGGCGGCGCCTGAAGGGCTTGGCCCGAGTGGGGGCGTCAGCGAGCCGGCGCGGGCCTGAGCCGGCGTATCCATCTCTGGGCATGGGCAGGGCGGCGCGGGCGCGCTACCCAGAGGCATGGGATGTGTCGCGCCCGTGTATCGCCCGCGAGACGCCGAGCACACCGTGCTCCACCAGGTCATCGCGCTCCACCTGGAGGCCTTCCTGGAGGCGGTGGCGGAGGCCGGCGACGGGGCGGGCCTGCCGCAGTTCGTCGAGCGCGAGTTCCGGGAGTTCCTGACGTGCGGCGTGTTCGAGCACGGCGTGGCGCGGTTTCAGTGTGAGGGTTGCGCCCGCGAGCACCTGGTGCCGTTTTCGTGGCGCTCGCGACGATCCGCCACCGGGTGCAACGGCTGCTGGTGCGCCGCGGCCTGGAGCCGGCCGACGAGGCGACGGGGCCGGCGGATCGGCTGGCGG
Proteins encoded:
- a CDS encoding transposase zinc-binding domain-containing protein, which translates into the protein MYRPRDAEHTVLHQVIALHLEAFLEAVAEAGDGAGLPQFVEREFREFLTCGVFEHGVARFQCEGCAREHLVPFSWRSRRSATGCNGCWCAAAWSRPTRRRGRRIGWRTSPPCWPGSSGPRCRGGWRWACAQGRGCGGSATSATRRP